Proteins found in one Nocardia brasiliensis ATCC 700358 genomic segment:
- a CDS encoding (2Fe-2S)-binding protein — translation MYVCICNAVSEADVHSCVAAGAATVKQVKAVCGWKPGCGSCTRRLVDAIGQARTAVRPEAPAA, via the coding sequence GTGTACGTCTGTATCTGCAATGCCGTCTCCGAGGCGGACGTGCACAGTTGCGTCGCCGCCGGCGCCGCGACGGTGAAGCAGGTCAAGGCGGTCTGCGGCTGGAAGCCCGGCTGTGGCAGCTGCACCCGCAGGCTCGTCGACGCGATCGGACAGGCTCGGACGGCGGTCCGGCCCGAGGCGCCCGCCGCCTGA
- the bfr gene encoding bacterioferritin, whose amino-acid sequence MEGDKDIINVLNEQLTAELTAINQYFLHAKMQANWGFTKLAKHTRYESIDEMKHAEILTDRILFLDGLPNYQKLNPLRIGQTVPEQLKADLQIELEAVERLRGGIELMRSRGDVTSARIFEAILEDEEHHVDYLETELALLEKLGEQLYLQRYTDIPEGD is encoded by the coding sequence ATGGAAGGCGACAAGGACATCATCAATGTGCTCAACGAGCAGCTGACCGCGGAACTCACCGCGATCAACCAGTACTTCCTGCACGCGAAAATGCAGGCGAACTGGGGTTTCACCAAGCTCGCCAAGCACACCCGCTACGAGTCCATCGATGAGATGAAGCACGCGGAGATCCTCACCGACCGCATCCTCTTCCTCGATGGCCTGCCCAACTATCAGAAGCTGAACCCGCTGCGCATCGGCCAGACCGTGCCCGAACAGCTGAAGGCCGACCTGCAGATCGAGCTCGAAGCCGTCGAGCGGTTGCGCGGCGGCATCGAGCTGATGCGTTCCCGCGGCGACGTGACCTCCGCCCGCATCTTCGAGGCGATCCTCGAAGACGAGGAGCACCACGTCGACTATCTGGAAACCGAACTCGCCCTGCTGGAAAAGCTCGGCGAGCAGCTGTACCTGCAGCGCTACACCGACATTCCCGAAGGGGACTGA